Genomic DNA from Anaerolineales bacterium:
GGCCTTGCAGGCGGATCTGGTGGGTTCGAATGGGCATGAGCCTTCGGTCCTGGTCGGCCAGACCTTCGCCAAGGACACCGCCTGGCACTGCACCACCTGCGGCGCCTGTCTGCAGGCTTGCCCACTGTTCGTCGACCCAGTCTCGCCCGTGATCGAGATGCGGCGCTATGTGACAATGACTACCGGCGAGGTCCCAGGGTCTGTCGGGGAGGCCCTGACCCAGATGGAGCGCCGGGGGAATCCGTGGGGGCTCTCCAAGCAGGACCATGCCCCGTGGGCGAAGGAGCTTGGGGTGCGGGTGCTGCAGCCCGGCGAGTCAACCGACGTCCTGCTGTTCGTCGGATGCGCCTATGGCTATGAGGCCCGCAGCCAGAAAGCCGGACGTGACCTGGGGCTACTGTTGCAGCAGGCTGGGGTCGAGTTCGCTGTGCTGGGCGCGGCGGAGGGCTGCTGTGGGGAGACGGCCCGCCGCCTTGGCCATGAGGTCCTGTTCCAGACCATGGCCAAGGCGAACATCGAGACCCTGCACGGGGTTGGGTTCAACCGAATCCTGACTGCCTGTGCCCACTGCTACAACACCTTGCGGAACGAGTACCCACACTTCGGGGGCGAGTTCACGGTTGTCCACCATACCGAGCTCCTGGCTGAGCTGATCCGCCAGGGCAAGCTGCACCCCGGCCCCGACTCGGGCTCCAAGACCTACACCTTCCACGACTCGTGCTACCTGGGCCGGTACAACGATATCTACGAGCAGCCGCGCCTCGCCCTGCGCAGCGTGGAAGGCCTCAAGGCCGTAGAGATGCCGCGGCGCAAGCAGGACGGTTTCTGCTGCGGCGGCGGCGGCGGGCAGATGTGGATGGAGACCGATCCCAACACCCGCATCAACCAGCGCAGGCTGGACGAGGCCGTCCAGCGGGCCGGGGCGGAGGTCGTCGTCACGGCCTGCCCCTACTGCCTGATCATGATCGACGACGCCATCCGCTCCAAGGGCATGTCGGAGTCGGTCGGCGCAGTCGACCTGGCCGAGGTCATCAAGGAGCACACGCTCGGCTAGGCCGGCGCGCCTTGCCGGGGAGGGGTGAACATGGCCACACACAGGCTGATGATGGTCGAGGCCCATGGCCCACTGCCGGCAATCCGCCAGCTGTTGGCCAGCATGTGGACTCACCGCCGGCTTGCGGTCATGCTGATCCCGACCTGGACCCGCAGCGGCCGATCCATGAAGGCGACGCTGATCGCCTCGCCCGACTCGCTCTTGTCCGCCGATCCCTTCGCGCCGGTGATGCCCATGAATGCTGCCGGAGAGGCCGCCACCGTCCTGAGCCGCCGGCCTCCCGGAGCGATGTGCCTGGTCCTCCGCCCCTGCGAACTCCGCAGTCTGCGCGAGTTGGCCAAACGCCAGGGGCTGACGCTCGATGACACCTTCCTCGTCAGCACCGACTGTCTGGCGGTGCTCCCCTTGGAGGACTTCGCCTGGCGTCACGGCAAGAACCCGGACCCGGACCACATCACCAGGGACGCACTGCATTTCGCTGCCCAGGGCGGCATCCTGCCCAGCCGGCTCCGGCCCAGCTGCCAGCTGTGCGATCAACCCTATCCCGAGGACGCCGACCTTCACATCCAGGTGTTCGGAGTGGAGACTGCCCGCCATATCCTGTTCGAGGTTCGGGATGCCGATCTGCTCTCAGCCCTCGAGGCCGACGGGATGGATCTCCGCCCGGTTCCGCCCGAGATCGAGGAACGCCGTCTGCGCGTCATCCAGCGCCTGGTCTCCTGGCGACGGCAGGTTCGGGCGTATGCCGAGTCCCACCTGACGCCCGACCAGGCCAGCCTGGCTCACCTTGTGGACCACCTGCGCACTTGCGACGATTGCCGCCGCCGATTGGATGGGTACTGCCCGCTCTTCGAGCAGGCCTGGCAAGCACCCGAGACCGCCAGCCTGGAGAGCCGGGTGGAGTCCTGGCTGGTTGCCTGCGGCGGCTGCGGCATGTGCGACTATGCCTGCCCGCGCGGCTACCCGCTCTTCACCGTCATCGGCTCCCTGACCCACCGCCTGACGGAGCAATCGAACTAGGAGACTTATGAAGAAGCCATGCCGCCAGAGAGGAATGCGCGCATAGGCTGGTTGGGGCTTCGCCCGATCGGCGTGTGCGCCTTTCCCTCCTCCGGGGAAGGCGTCTTTCATCCATCAGCGAGGCCCTCGCCAACCGCCCGACCACTTCGGGTACCCCAAACAAAACGGGAGGTGCGGTCGGATCCTGACCCCCCCCCGGAGTAGGGTCACCGGCTCCCGGCCCAGCTGCCGGACATGCGGGCGTGACCCTACCCCAGCCAGCGCCGCGCCCAGCCTAGCCAACCGCCCGCTGTGCCTCCCAGCAGGTCACTCCTTGCCCGCCCACGACGGCGGAATGCACGATTCCGGCATGGAGCTCAAGCCGGTCCCCTTCCTGAAGCAAGATGTCTCGGTCAACCTCGGGCAGAGCGAAGGCTATGGAGCCCTCGAGCACGATGACGACCTTGTCATAGGGATGGGCGTGAGGCGGATAGCTGTCCCCGGGGGCGTTGCTCCAGGTGTAGCCGTCCAACTCCAGGGCCGAGATCCCGCGCGTCAGGGCGATGCGGTCCAGGGGTCTCGGTCCGCGCCATCGCAGCACACTCACGCGTCTGGCTGAGCGAGGCTTCACCTTACGGTCCGACCTTTCCATACAGGTGCGGTAGCGGCTGGACGGCGCGCCTCGAGAACGAGTAGGCTTCGAGAACCCTGCGGAGGGCGGCATCTCGGCGAGCCGGGTCGTTGGCATGAACCGTGAACAGCGGTTCGCCGGCGGTCACCGGGTCCCCGACCTTGCGATGCACGACGATTCCGACCGAATGGTCGATCGCTTCACCCTTCACCTGGCGCCCGGCCCCGAGGTCGACCGCCGTCAGCCCCACCACCCCGGCGTGCAGCCTGCGCACATTTCCGGCCTGCGGTGCACCGACGGTTTCGATCCAGCGGGCCGTCGGCAGTCGATCCGGGTGGTCGACGTAGTCGACATCCCCGCCTTGGGCCTGAACCAGGCGACGGAAGGTGCCCAGCCCGCTCCGATCGGCGATGGCGTTCTGCAGGGCCCTCTTCCCGGCGCGCAAG
This window encodes:
- a CDS encoding heterodisulfide reductase-related iron-sulfur binding cluster, coding for MTAKPLPTASAPIASHPAIRRRSGEFVRHVLLQDRVLRRVYPGIMHSLLFVGVTIQILGTIVNLLQYPLFLPFTIDFFPRGGAYLGFELVMDLAGLAILLGVLMAAFRRAVLRPTYLVSRWDDWLALGLLLLISVLGFLSEGIRLMSANPAWRAYSPLGTLTAMGLQGLDLAPAAMNSLHQVVFWGHVVSGLALVAVIPFTKMRHLLTGPLNILARPQLNSGELQTIENVEETEILGAGRVAEFSSPALLSFDACVQCGRCESVCPATISGMPFSPRAILFGLAGALQADLVGSNGHEPSVLVGQTFAKDTAWHCTTCGACLQACPLFVDPVSPVIEMRRYVTMTTGEVPGSVGEALTQMERRGNPWGLSKQDHAPWAKELGVRVLQPGESTDVLLFVGCAYGYEARSQKAGRDLGLLLQQAGVEFAVLGAAEGCCGETARRLGHEVLFQTMAKANIETLHGVGFNRILTACAHCYNTLRNEYPHFGGEFTVVHHTELLAELIRQGKLHPGPDSGSKTYTFHDSCYLGRYNDIYEQPRLALRSVEGLKAVEMPRRKQDGFCCGGGGGQMWMETDPNTRINQRRLDEAVQRAGAEVVVTACPYCLIMIDDAIRSKGMSESVGAVDLAEVIKEHTLG
- a CDS encoding cupin domain-containing protein encodes the protein MSVLRWRGPRPLDRIALTRGISALELDGYTWSNAPGDSYPPHAHPYDKVVIVLEGSIAFALPEVDRDILLQEGDRLELHAGIVHSAVVGGQGVTCWEAQRAVG